In Paenibacillus sp. 1781tsa1, one DNA window encodes the following:
- a CDS encoding glycosyltransferase family 4 protein has product MVAIFIIGFIVSMGLALALTPLVKKFAVRIGAMDTPNARKVHTRIMPRLGGLGIFLAFVITVAALLPFVSAWFTTRDMSFVSAFLIGGTIIVLIGALDDRFELSAKVKLLGQIVAASVVVFGFNIRVDFVNIPFQDSYSSLEAWVSIPLTILWIVGVTNAINLIDGLDGLAAGVSGIAIGTIAVMSFLMGNMMIALMCLVLLGSIIGFLFFNFHPAKIFMGDTGSLFLGFSLAMLSMLGFKQIAVVSFITPLIIIGVPLSDTFFAIIRRAVQRKPIFSPDKGHLHHCLRELGFSHRQTVLIIYGIAAFFGVLAIIQSSAAMFEANWVTFVVICIMMFFLQVGAEVIGLVSKTRRPVINFLMRMRVKMSPETRSKS; this is encoded by the coding sequence ATGGTAGCGATCTTTATCATTGGATTTATCGTGTCAATGGGACTGGCTCTTGCCCTGACACCACTTGTCAAAAAGTTCGCAGTCCGCATTGGCGCAATGGATACGCCGAATGCACGTAAAGTACACACACGGATCATGCCGCGTCTTGGCGGTCTGGGTATATTCCTGGCCTTTGTTATTACAGTTGCTGCACTGCTTCCGTTTGTATCGGCATGGTTCACGACTCGGGATATGAGTTTTGTCAGCGCGTTTCTGATTGGTGGAACAATTATCGTGCTGATCGGAGCACTCGATGATCGGTTTGAACTGTCTGCCAAAGTGAAGCTGCTTGGTCAGATCGTTGCTGCATCTGTCGTTGTATTCGGATTTAATATCCGGGTAGATTTCGTTAACATTCCTTTTCAGGATTCCTATTCTTCACTTGAAGCTTGGGTATCCATTCCACTGACGATCTTATGGATCGTTGGTGTAACCAATGCGATTAACCTGATTGATGGTCTGGATGGTCTCGCTGCCGGTGTATCCGGTATTGCGATTGGTACCATTGCTGTGATGTCCTTCCTGATGGGTAACATGATGATCGCCTTGATGTGTCTTGTATTGCTGGGTAGTATCATTGGATTCCTGTTCTTCAACTTCCACCCGGCGAAGATCTTCATGGGGGATACCGGGTCACTATTCCTTGGTTTCTCTCTGGCGATGCTGTCCATGCTCGGATTTAAACAAATTGCTGTCGTGTCCTTCATTACACCGCTGATCATCATCGGTGTGCCGCTCTCGGATACCTTCTTCGCGATCATCCGTCGTGCGGTACAACGGAAACCGATTTTCTCACCGGACAAAGGTCACCTGCATCACTGCTTGCGTGAACTTGGATTCAGTCACCGTCAGACGGTACTGATCATCTATGGAATTGCCGCTTTCTTCGGAGTTCTGGCAATTATCCAATCGTCCGCTGCGATGTTCGAGGCGAACTGGGTAACGTTTGTGGTCATCTGTATCATGATGTTCTTCCTCCAGGTGGGAGCAGAAGTCATCGGACTTGTTAGCAAAACGAGAAGACCGGTTATCAACTTCCTGATGCGCATGCGCGTCAAGATGAGCCCAGAGACTCGTTCGAAATCATAA
- the csaB gene encoding polysaccharide pyruvyl transferase CsaB produces the protein MVTTSQKLVISGYYGFHNSGDEAVLKSILTALEEESQRSNVTIEPIVLSGDPEWTTSMYGVRSVNRMKLKEVREALKESDGLISGGGSLLQDATGLKSIPYYLGVIKLAQMLKKPTFIYAQGIGPVNRKIFNPMIKSVFKGCTYVSVRDEQSADYLRGLGLQWNQIHVVPDPVMGLPLPETKVKSGAGAVSANDTFQANRVEAASGAHTKLPVIGISVRFWESDRKELTAIAAGLKKLCSKRAVHLRFLPFHLPVDEQASRFLMEMLGDVTSKGSEISIAQDLTDPQLMLEEVSKCDLVIGMRLHSLIYAASQYVPPVGISYDPKIDQFLLRLDSEPAGDTSSLDGDKLAKTVVGLLDQRSQWLKEHEDGITELKQEARVPAQQIINYLGRKG, from the coding sequence ATGGTCACCACTTCTCAAAAGTTAGTCATCTCGGGGTATTACGGATTCCACAATAGCGGAGACGAAGCGGTGCTAAAGTCGATTTTGACAGCACTGGAAGAGGAAAGCCAAAGGTCGAATGTCACCATTGAACCGATTGTTCTCTCGGGTGATCCCGAGTGGACAACCTCCATGTACGGTGTGCGCTCCGTGAATCGTATGAAATTGAAGGAGGTCCGTGAAGCACTCAAGGAGAGTGACGGATTAATCAGTGGCGGAGGAAGTCTATTGCAGGATGCAACTGGACTGAAATCCATTCCTTATTATCTGGGTGTAATCAAGCTGGCTCAGATGCTGAAAAAACCAACGTTTATCTATGCGCAGGGGATTGGCCCTGTGAATCGTAAAATTTTTAATCCGATGATCAAATCAGTCTTTAAGGGCTGCACCTATGTATCCGTTCGGGATGAACAATCTGCAGATTACCTGCGTGGGCTCGGGCTACAGTGGAATCAGATCCATGTTGTACCCGACCCCGTAATGGGCTTGCCATTACCTGAGACAAAAGTTAAGAGTGGGGCAGGTGCAGTTTCAGCAAATGATACTTTTCAAGCGAATCGAGTGGAAGCTGCATCTGGAGCACACACCAAGCTTCCTGTGATAGGCATATCGGTACGGTTCTGGGAATCAGACCGCAAGGAACTAACTGCTATTGCTGCCGGATTGAAAAAGCTGTGCTCCAAACGAGCTGTGCACTTGCGTTTTCTGCCATTTCATTTGCCAGTGGATGAACAGGCATCACGATTCCTTATGGAAATGCTCGGTGATGTGACCAGTAAAGGTAGTGAGATCAGCATCGCACAGGATCTGACCGACCCTCAGCTTATGCTGGAGGAAGTCAGCAAGTGTGATCTTGTCATCGGTATGCGTCTGCACAGTCTGATCTATGCAGCTTCGCAATATGTGCCACCGGTGGGTATCTCGTATGATCCGAAAATCGATCAATTCTTGCTTCGACTGGATAGTGAACCAGCAGGGGATACGAGCTCACTAGATGGCGACAAACTCGCCAAGACTGTCGTCGGATTGCTGGATCAACGATCACAGTGGCTGAAGGAACATGAAGATGGCATCACCGAATTGAAGCAGGAAGCCAGAGTGCCTGCACAGCAGATTATTAACTATTTAGGCCGCAAAGGATGA
- a CDS encoding phospho-sugar mutase, whose protein sequence is MEQLSTAAAETLQQWLEDASIDEATKQELRDLQDQPKELEERFYRNLEFGTGGLRGVIGAGSNRMNRYTVGRATQGFARYLLEQHGDQEGKPSVVIAHDSRHFSPEFTLDAALVLAGNGIVAKLFPSLRSTPELSFAVRNQKATGGIVVTASHNPPEYNGYKVYNHEGGQLVPDEAEKVIQYIQEVPSLADVKKLTQEEAEAQGLLIWLGEDQDQAFVDIVASRSLSRELIQSGIGRDFKIVYTPLHGTGNIPVRRVLEQIGFEQVHIVAEQEQPDAEFSTVKSPNPEEREAFTLAMKLGESVGADILIGTDPDADRMGAVVKDNDGRYFVLSGNQSGAIMVHYLLSRLQETGTLPSNGAVVKTIVTSEMGAVIAEHYGAEVMNTLTGFKYIGEKMNQFEATGSHTFLFGYEESYGYLSGNYARDKDAVLASMLIAEAAAYYKSQGKTLYDVLQELYNQFGYFLEKLESRTLKGKDGVAQIQAKMTDWRSNPPQEVAGIAVQDVLDYSLGLDGLPKENVLKFILADGSWFCLRPSGTEPKIKVYFAVRGESLEDAESRIERLVTNVMSRVDAQ, encoded by the coding sequence ATGGAACAGTTAAGCACAGCAGCAGCAGAGACGTTGCAGCAATGGTTGGAGGATGCTTCGATTGATGAAGCAACGAAACAAGAGCTTCGTGACTTGCAGGATCAGCCGAAAGAGCTGGAGGAACGTTTTTACAGAAACCTGGAGTTTGGTACAGGAGGATTGCGCGGGGTCATTGGTGCAGGAAGCAACCGGATGAACCGTTACACCGTAGGTCGGGCAACGCAAGGATTTGCGCGTTATTTGCTTGAGCAGCATGGTGACCAAGAAGGCAAACCTTCTGTGGTCATTGCTCATGATTCCCGTCATTTCTCACCTGAATTCACACTGGATGCTGCGCTTGTACTGGCTGGAAACGGCATTGTAGCCAAGCTGTTCCCATCCCTGCGTTCAACTCCAGAGTTGTCATTTGCAGTGCGTAATCAGAAGGCTACTGGAGGAATCGTTGTAACAGCGAGCCATAACCCACCGGAATACAACGGATACAAAGTGTACAATCATGAGGGCGGTCAATTGGTACCGGATGAAGCGGAAAAAGTCATTCAGTACATCCAGGAAGTACCTTCCCTTGCTGACGTGAAGAAGCTGACGCAAGAAGAAGCAGAAGCGCAGGGGCTCCTGATCTGGTTGGGTGAAGACCAAGACCAGGCGTTTGTGGATATCGTAGCAAGTCGCAGTCTGAGCCGCGAATTGATCCAATCCGGCATAGGCCGTGATTTCAAAATCGTATACACACCGCTGCACGGAACAGGCAACATCCCGGTACGTCGCGTGTTGGAGCAGATCGGTTTTGAGCAAGTGCACATTGTAGCTGAACAGGAACAGCCTGATGCTGAGTTTTCTACCGTGAAATCCCCTAACCCGGAAGAACGCGAGGCGTTTACGCTTGCAATGAAGCTGGGGGAATCCGTGGGCGCTGACATTTTGATCGGAACAGATCCGGATGCAGACCGTATGGGTGCAGTCGTGAAAGACAACGATGGCAGATATTTCGTCTTGTCCGGTAACCAATCTGGTGCCATTATGGTACATTACCTGCTCAGTCGCCTGCAAGAGACAGGAACACTGCCAAGCAATGGCGCAGTTGTCAAAACGATCGTAACCAGTGAGATGGGTGCTGTTATTGCTGAACATTACGGTGCAGAAGTGATGAACACACTGACAGGCTTCAAATATATCGGTGAAAAAATGAACCAGTTCGAAGCAACAGGCAGTCATACCTTCTTGTTCGGATATGAAGAGAGTTATGGATACCTTTCCGGCAACTATGCCCGTGACAAGGATGCTGTCCTTGCCTCGATGCTGATTGCTGAAGCAGCTGCTTACTATAAGAGTCAAGGTAAGACGTTGTATGATGTCTTGCAAGAGCTGTACAACCAATTCGGATACTTCTTGGAGAAGCTGGAATCCCGTACGCTGAAAGGTAAAGACGGCGTAGCTCAGATTCAGGCCAAAATGACGGATTGGCGTTCCAATCCGCCACAAGAAGTAGCGGGAATTGCGGTACAAGATGTACTGGACTACTCCCTTGGTCTGGACGGTCTTCCGAAGGAAAACGTACTGAAGTTCATTTTGGCAGATGGATCGTGGTTCTGCTTGCGTCCTTCAGGAACAGAACCGAAGATCAAAGTATACTTCGCCGTTCGTGGAGAGAGTTTGGAAGATGCGGAAAGCCGGATCGAGCGTCTGGTGACCAATGTAATGTCGCGTGTAGACGCACAATAA
- a CDS encoding DUF5693 family protein, with amino-acid sequence MRQKWLYWNNASRKWLWLVVIIGLVASIPVISDRVQTESSAKKVELVFNYRGLLDISAYQAHPQDFMNEQLTRLKDAGVTTMAVFESTLDELRKTRRLMVYNGQDLANLTKDVIPSNANYTYVLFTSEENAQTYTPIIEQTFADRQIPVQPWEYEGRSGLILQTPPENANMQPLQPDPVAVKMLRDKGFYILPRISDSVPYSQESMERLLTFFEENGVKRILFDGDAVKGYNDNAEMKSLDQFAQLLNKHNIGLAAIENLKKPQSGFQTLAYKTDYNVTRLYSLSDGDANLDVDTIADRFVLATKDRNIRMLYMNASPSRNTAKAMITDPIENLINSLGEPGHAIERMAKHGFELGQAEAFTVKDSSIQRYAKLVALVGAIAMIALMVSYFIPLLTLVAFVVALVGSAGLFLLKPTLLEQGIALLVAIAAPTIAMVLAVRTVNYQQQRQPDASAGRRLKQTVVLYVRTSIISFLAVPFVIALLNSITYSLVINQFRGVSLLHFAPMALVAIYIVFYRGSGSFSIKKIKEMLRMPINVLMVVLALVAAVVGYYYLSRTGNSGSVTPFEMFLRTTLEDTFGVRPRFKEFMLGHPLFIVGVFAALKYRKVIFVLIIAAIGQLSMVDTFAHIHTPAVLSLIRGVMGLGLGLIFGIIAVGVWQVAEGCWKKWSPLLKS; translated from the coding sequence GTGCGTCAAAAATGGCTTTATTGGAATAACGCTTCTCGGAAGTGGTTGTGGCTCGTTGTTATTATCGGTCTGGTTGCGTCCATCCCTGTAATCAGTGATCGGGTGCAGACAGAATCTTCTGCCAAAAAGGTAGAACTTGTTTTCAACTATCGGGGTCTGCTGGATATCTCCGCGTATCAGGCACATCCGCAAGATTTCATGAATGAACAATTGACTCGTCTAAAAGACGCAGGCGTTACAACGATGGCTGTGTTCGAAAGTACATTGGACGAGCTGAGAAAGACACGCCGACTGATGGTATACAACGGCCAGGATCTCGCGAACCTGACCAAAGATGTGATTCCTTCTAACGCAAATTACACGTATGTGTTATTTACATCAGAGGAAAACGCACAGACGTATACCCCTATTATTGAACAAACGTTCGCTGATCGGCAGATTCCGGTGCAACCATGGGAATATGAAGGTCGTAGCGGCTTAATATTGCAGACTCCTCCGGAGAATGCCAACATGCAGCCTTTGCAGCCCGATCCGGTTGCCGTGAAGATGCTACGTGATAAAGGTTTTTACATTTTGCCGCGGATCTCGGACAGTGTGCCCTACAGCCAGGAATCGATGGAGCGCTTGCTTACCTTCTTCGAGGAGAATGGCGTAAAGCGCATCTTGTTTGATGGTGATGCTGTGAAAGGGTACAATGATAATGCAGAGATGAAAAGTCTCGACCAATTCGCACAGTTGCTGAACAAGCACAATATTGGTCTTGCAGCCATTGAGAACTTAAAGAAACCGCAGTCTGGATTCCAGACCCTTGCATATAAAACGGATTACAACGTTACGCGTCTGTACTCGCTTAGTGATGGCGATGCCAATCTGGACGTAGACACGATTGCTGACCGTTTTGTACTGGCAACCAAAGACCGCAACATTCGTATGCTCTATATGAATGCATCGCCAAGTCGGAATACAGCCAAGGCCATGATTACAGATCCAATTGAGAATCTGATCAACAGCCTGGGTGAGCCGGGCCATGCGATAGAACGTATGGCTAAACATGGCTTCGAACTTGGACAAGCTGAAGCATTTACAGTGAAGGATTCATCGATTCAGCGTTATGCCAAGCTGGTTGCTCTTGTTGGTGCAATTGCCATGATTGCACTTATGGTTTCTTATTTTATCCCACTACTGACCTTGGTCGCATTTGTGGTTGCTTTGGTGGGCAGTGCAGGATTGTTCCTCTTGAAACCAACGCTGCTGGAGCAAGGAATTGCCTTGCTTGTTGCAATCGCCGCGCCGACCATAGCCATGGTGCTGGCTGTTCGAACAGTGAACTATCAGCAACAGCGTCAACCCGACGCATCTGCAGGTCGTCGTTTGAAACAGACTGTAGTTTTATATGTAAGAACGTCAATTATTTCGTTCCTGGCCGTACCATTTGTCATTGCGTTGCTTAACAGCATTACGTACAGTCTGGTGATTAACCAGTTCCGCGGCGTAAGTCTGTTGCACTTTGCACCTATGGCGTTGGTAGCGATCTACATTGTGTTTTACCGGGGTTCGGGTTCGTTCTCTATCAAGAAAATTAAAGAAATGCTTCGTATGCCAATTAATGTGTTAATGGTTGTTTTGGCACTCGTTGCTGCCGTTGTTGGATACTATTACTTGAGCCGTACAGGCAACTCGGGATCAGTAACACCATTCGAGATGTTCCTGCGTACCACGTTGGAAGATACGTTCGGTGTACGTCCGAGATTCAAAGAATTTATGCTGGGACACCCGCTGTTTATCGTTGGCGTGTTCGCCGCTTTAAAATATCGTAAAGTCATCTTTGTGCTCATTATTGCAGCGATTGGACAGTTGTCCATGGTGGATACGTTCGCGCATATCCATACGCCGGCTGTATTGTCACTCATTCGTGGAGTGATGGGATTGGGACTTGGCTTAATCTTCGGTATCATTGCTGTGGGTGTGTGGCAAGTAGCGGAAGGATGTTGGAAAAAATGGTCACCACTTCTCAAAAGTTAG
- a CDS encoding WecB/TagA/CpsF family glycosyltransferase, whose translation MSQTGSIPTVSIYGIPFSKLTMKETVKVLQEAVLSKQPHQVITANPIMVMAALENPAIMEVMQSAELIVPDGTGVVWAANYCGDPVAERVPGFELLHELLRVGENYRWGVYLLGSTPEVIQETAVRLQQQYPAIRIVGYRDGYFGPAEDEQVVASIREAAPDLLFVARGADTQEPWIHKHKDALQVPVTMGVGGSFDVISGKTKRAPMLFQKLRLEWFYRLLREPSRAGRMLALPKFAVKVMRDKENVTKVR comes from the coding sequence ATGAGTCAGACCGGATCCATACCTACCGTTTCAATCTACGGCATTCCTTTTTCTAAACTGACGATGAAAGAAACGGTAAAGGTTCTCCAGGAAGCTGTGCTGTCCAAGCAACCACATCAAGTCATTACAGCCAACCCGATTATGGTTATGGCTGCACTGGAAAATCCCGCAATCATGGAAGTCATGCAATCTGCGGAATTAATTGTTCCTGATGGAACAGGTGTCGTATGGGCGGCAAACTATTGTGGAGATCCAGTAGCTGAGCGAGTGCCGGGATTTGAGCTTTTACATGAATTGCTGCGTGTTGGAGAAAACTATCGATGGGGTGTATATTTACTCGGTTCCACCCCTGAGGTGATTCAAGAAACGGCAGTTCGGTTACAACAGCAATATCCGGCGATTCGTATTGTGGGTTATCGCGACGGTTATTTTGGTCCGGCTGAGGATGAACAGGTTGTTGCTTCCATACGGGAAGCAGCACCTGATCTGTTGTTTGTAGCACGTGGGGCCGACACACAAGAACCGTGGATTCACAAACACAAAGATGCACTGCAAGTTCCCGTAACCATGGGCGTTGGCGGTAGCTTTGATGTGATTTCGGGCAAAACCAAACGTGCGCCTATGCTGTTCCAAAAGTTAAGGCTGGAGTGGTTTTATCGCTTATTGCGTGAACCAAGCCGGGCTGGCCGGATGCTTGCGCTTCCGAAATTCGCTGTTAAGGTGATGCGGGACAAAGAAAACGTGACGAAAGTCCGTTAA
- a CDS encoding S-layer homology domain-containing protein gives MQQKKRPLVWIMLVTMVFSLFPQGLFGGAVASAADGDPVTPGSNAYTTYFTPDLRTLRETAALSIVQDATKAFLTRSNAYTTSTSAITISGSYAFVSNTSLKVKVEQLNLVTSGSDSKWVPDSTKSITTAVTADPSGNNKFTANNLNLFPGFNRVTFSGNQGSVERSDTFYVLYDQAPFIESFQVFTDSSATGGNKSYNLNEGSNTVVDTQRVSIQGKVQNSTLVSVKVNGGDEINASMLQDGSFFLPQLALKAGLNNLKFKISSASNAIETERSIYYFDKDQPFTDLKVQLGGQNKSILDSNPVFTGTAEATATLTGQVLLPYSASPNPFSPTNGEITLSNGNLTQPTNFVFESDPAEEVLITGSDGVTIEYRLVKFEVTTPYNLELAADGTSPKKDQTLRLRLAYGNFSAGYNASYTFSPGAQDITEIYYLPDYKEGEAIDSQTKLDGTKLQTDQFFILVESSEPISGTLVGEYLPTGTTKLKIDPVATVDAMKLKDNQKIYKVSGFLGGDQQVRFYYGSPTNLPKIVKISYVTASSIYVESLQNGQTYTFNSKSSSQKLTLKGRFIGFKTIGGTNFVAEILVNGKKYTTPTKFPDDNGTFSVDLPVLKSGPIVYGENTILIRATDEDANKLPITISTTLKINVIDQNQSTVTSFMPTLIPKDSRQQFINKPITQYEDDEMKRIFSVTPEFAFKEDKYVTSEENYDLVINGGGADIVNVYFGSDKIFTKELTSTTIFEVNQPATTGLPSYDITGNSDLFIARIQNLKFDVPGTHVYTLELINSTGARTTQRLEIVREPSSYRILSPQPTVGNNIVVNKNFVRFDIEAEGASQVLIGKEPAVKRTDMNNRFVLDYVGLKADKNNAIKIQIIREGGTINDTINVYYTGAIAIDSQYMAPKVANKYTVFNKNVVLSFPKGTVLQSTTTSGMVKFYPDNKLLFGIADPKDGVVERKNDYGNVIGVNADDRSTNGASVIRIPTELSSFFASVINTANFTQVSDIYWINGGLGELGDRGTNGYKAGTNGITPYSIDGEFTRYAQERILTPSQRGTLTLSYDPSIVDDVGSTITVYRYSDDSNVGKWVSIGGAVDTKSHTITVPFDEFGYYKVMKQSQSYPDITNHPWARNLLNAMYSKGIMNPLRTNAFGADDQTTRGEFATLLVKGMDIQLVKPSKTTFTDVSENTKSDRWTYEAIETAARAGIVQGLSDGFFGPDQPVTREQAAVMIARAMNAKLAANDSKLTATLAKSFLDSTSIDFYARPAIVAVTKAKIMEGSPVNIPGAAKTQFQFNPKGNMTRAEAAKIAVELLKKSTKLFPKTLS, from the coding sequence ATGCAACAAAAGAAACGGCCGTTGGTCTGGATCATGTTGGTCACCATGGTGTTCTCATTGTTCCCACAAGGTCTATTCGGTGGGGCTGTTGCTTCGGCTGCAGACGGTGATCCGGTAACTCCTGGATCTAATGCTTATACCACATATTTTACGCCAGATCTTAGAACATTGCGGGAGACCGCTGCTCTATCTATAGTTCAAGATGCAACCAAGGCTTTCTTGACACGTTCGAATGCATATACAACCTCAACTTCAGCAATTACAATTTCAGGTTCTTATGCTTTTGTATCCAATACGAGCTTGAAGGTTAAGGTTGAACAACTGAACTTGGTTACAAGCGGTTCAGATAGCAAATGGGTTCCAGACTCGACTAAATCAATCACAACTGCGGTTACTGCTGATCCAAGTGGTAATAACAAATTCACAGCGAATAATCTAAATCTGTTCCCGGGGTTCAACCGAGTTACTTTCTCTGGTAACCAGGGATCAGTTGAACGGTCAGATACATTTTATGTATTGTACGATCAGGCTCCATTTATTGAGAGCTTCCAAGTATTTACGGACAGTTCCGCTACTGGCGGTAACAAGTCTTATAACCTGAATGAGGGTTCCAACACGGTTGTAGATACACAACGTGTGTCCATTCAAGGTAAAGTACAGAACTCCACCCTGGTTAGTGTGAAAGTTAACGGTGGGGATGAAATCAATGCCTCCATGCTGCAAGATGGATCATTCTTTTTGCCACAGCTAGCATTAAAAGCAGGACTAAATAATTTGAAATTCAAAATTTCAAGTGCATCCAATGCCATTGAAACTGAACGTTCGATTTACTATTTTGATAAAGACCAACCATTCACAGATTTGAAGGTGCAATTGGGGGGCCAGAATAAATCTATTCTGGACAGTAATCCGGTATTTACGGGCACAGCTGAAGCAACAGCAACGTTAACAGGACAGGTGTTGCTTCCGTATTCAGCGAGCCCTAATCCCTTTAGTCCGACGAATGGTGAGATCACGTTGTCTAATGGCAACTTGACGCAACCAACTAATTTTGTGTTTGAGTCGGACCCGGCTGAAGAAGTACTAATCACGGGTTCCGATGGTGTAACCATTGAGTACCGATTGGTGAAATTCGAGGTTACAACACCGTATAACTTGGAACTTGCCGCAGATGGCACATCTCCCAAGAAGGATCAAACGCTTCGTCTCCGTCTCGCATACGGTAATTTCAGTGCAGGATATAACGCAAGTTATACCTTCTCCCCAGGGGCACAGGATATCACAGAGATCTACTATTTGCCTGATTATAAAGAAGGCGAAGCCATTGATTCCCAAACGAAGCTTGATGGAACTAAGCTGCAAACCGATCAATTCTTCATCTTGGTAGAATCCAGTGAACCTATCTCAGGAACGCTTGTAGGTGAATATTTACCAACAGGTACTACAAAGCTTAAAATTGACCCAGTCGCTACTGTTGATGCGATGAAACTGAAAGATAACCAAAAAATCTATAAAGTCTCCGGTTTCCTTGGTGGAGATCAACAAGTTCGCTTCTACTATGGTAGTCCGACGAACTTGCCTAAGATTGTAAAAATTTCTTATGTAACAGCGAGCTCTATTTATGTGGAAAGTCTTCAAAACGGACAAACCTACACCTTTAACTCCAAGAGTAGTTCGCAAAAGCTTACGTTAAAGGGACGTTTTATCGGGTTCAAAACCATAGGCGGTACTAACTTTGTCGCCGAAATTCTTGTGAATGGTAAAAAGTATACAACACCGACAAAATTTCCGGATGATAATGGCACGTTCAGTGTAGATCTTCCGGTCTTGAAATCAGGACCGATTGTCTATGGTGAGAACACCATTCTAATCCGTGCTACAGATGAGGATGCGAATAAACTTCCAATCACGATCTCAACTACGTTGAAGATCAATGTCATTGACCAGAATCAATCAACAGTGACATCTTTCATGCCTACGCTGATTCCTAAGGACTCACGTCAGCAGTTTATTAACAAACCAATTACGCAATATGAAGATGACGAGATGAAGCGCATTTTCTCGGTTACACCTGAATTTGCGTTTAAAGAAGACAAGTATGTTACAAGTGAAGAGAATTATGACCTCGTCATTAATGGCGGTGGTGCAGATATTGTGAACGTCTACTTTGGTTCCGATAAAATTTTCACTAAAGAACTGACAAGTACAACGATTTTCGAAGTAAATCAACCAGCTACAACCGGATTGCCAAGCTATGATATTACAGGTAATAGTGACCTGTTTATCGCACGGATTCAGAATCTTAAGTTTGATGTACCAGGAACACATGTGTACACACTCGAACTGATCAACAGCACAGGTGCGAGAACAACACAGCGTCTTGAGATTGTACGCGAACCTTCCTCTTACCGCATTTTGTCTCCACAACCTACGGTAGGTAACAACATCGTTGTGAACAAAAACTTTGTTCGCTTCGATATTGAAGCAGAGGGTGCTTCTCAAGTATTAATTGGCAAAGAGCCAGCTGTTAAACGTACGGATATGAATAACCGTTTTGTATTGGATTATGTAGGACTCAAAGCAGATAAAAATAATGCAATCAAGATTCAGATTATACGCGAAGGCGGCACGATCAACGATACGATCAATGTGTATTATACAGGTGCGATCGCGATTGATTCACAGTACATGGCTCCTAAGGTAGCCAACAAATATACTGTGTTTAACAAAAATGTGGTGCTTTCATTCCCGAAAGGAACAGTACTGCAATCAACAACAACAAGTGGCATGGTGAAGTTTTATCCAGACAACAAACTGTTGTTTGGTATCGCTGATCCAAAAGACGGTGTTGTAGAACGTAAGAATGACTACGGTAATGTTATCGGAGTTAATGCAGATGACAGAAGTACCAATGGTGCCAGCGTCATCCGTATTCCTACCGAGTTGTCGAGCTTCTTCGCCTCGGTGATCAATACAGCCAACTTTACTCAAGTATCTGATATTTACTGGATCAACGGAGGTCTGGGTGAACTGGGTGATCGTGGTACGAATGGATACAAAGCAGGTACGAACGGAATCACGCCGTATTCCATTGATGGAGAGTTTACAAGATATGCTCAAGAGCGTATTCTGACCCCATCCCAACGCGGAACGTTAACGCTGAGCTATGATCCATCCATTGTTGACGATGTAGGGTCTACGATTACAGTCTATCGTTACTCGGATGACTCTAATGTAGGTAAATGGGTTTCCATAGGTGGTGCAGTGGATACGAAGAGTCACACTATTACCGTACCGTTTGATGAATTTGGTTATTACAAAGTCATGAAGCAAAGTCAAAGCTACCCGGATATCACGAATCATCCATGGGCACGGAACTTGTTAAATGCAATGTATTCCAAAGGAATTATGAATCCGCTCAGAACCAATGCATTTGGTGCGGATGATCAGACAACACGTGGCGAATTTGCTACTTTGCTTGTCAAAGGTATGGACATTCAATTGGTTAAACCAAGTAAAACAACCTTCACAGACGTTTCCGAGAACACCAAATCGGATCGTTGGACATATGAAGCAATTGAAACAGCAGCACGCGCAGGTATTGTTCAAGGGCTTAGTGATGGCTTCTTTGGACCGGATCAGCCGGTTACACGGGAGCAGGCAGCTGTTATGATCGCACGGGCGATGAATGCCAAGCTTGCAGCCAATGACAGTAAATTGACGGCTACTTTGGCCAAATCGTTCCTGGATTCAACTTCTATCGATTTCTATGCACGACCAGCCATTGTGGCGGTTACCAAAGCAAAAATCATGGAAGGAAGCCCTGTAAATATTCCAGGTGCAGCCAAAACGCAATTCCAATTCAATCCAAAAGGTAATATGACTCGTGCTGAAGCAGCCAAGATTGCTGTAGAACTGCTTAAGAAAAGCACGAAGTTATTCCCTAAAACATTGAGCTAA